AGTTGGAGCTCATCAACTGCTGCCAGAAAACCTGGGGAGATGGTCCCTATGGACGGGAGCGGGTGTTTTACGGGGAGAACAACAACAATCGCAATGCCCTCTGTACGGCCGCTGTCGCCAGGGTTCTCGAAGCGGTCATGACCGATGGCGTGCTTTCACCTCCGGCTTGTCAGAGACTTCGAGCCCGATTGGCTCGCTCACTCGGCAAATCAGACAGGCTGAATGATCCAGAGAACCAAGTGGATGGGTTCCTTGGTGAGGGTTTACCTGAGGGCATTCAGCTCTGGAGTAAAGCCGGATGGATGAGTCAGGCCCGCCACGACGCAGCCTGGTGGAGCATCGATGGAGAGGCGCCCTGCATGCTGGTGGTCTTCAGCGAAGGCAAGGAGCGCGCCGGCGATGAACAACTGCTTCCTCTGATTGCGACGCAGCTCGCGGCTTACGGAGTCGATTAACGACTTGCTTTTCAGTTAAACGGAGAGGGAGGGATTCGGCGTGTTTTCACAGGCCAGTCGTAGAGAGACCAGGGAGTTTTCTGCATTCTCAGAAAAAGAATACCCACAACACATTTTCTGTGTTGTCCTGGGAATAGATGATAACTACTGCGTTTGAGAGGTATAGGGTGCCCCAGATGTGGGAACAAGTGGAGTCGGGCAACCTGAAGCCCCCCTCCTTTAACCGCCGCATTAGTGCGGTGAGCGCTTTTACTGATGGGCGTCGAAACTTACGAGATCAGCATTGTCAGGAGTGCCGCGGAACCCAATCCCCCAAAGAACAGGAATGGCGGCACCAAATCTGGCCCAACCGCTGGCTGAGTCTGATCTGACATCATTCCCGGGTCTAATCAGGGCCGCGAAGGTAAAGGGGGCAGCCATCGCAGCGCGTCACTACGTGATGTTCCGCGGGTCTTATTTGCTCTGTTGCCGTGTGTTCGAGCTGTGCCGCCTCCGCAGGGAAGCCATCGAGCCGCTAGACGGCGGTGGCAAAGTTCGGCGGCTGGGCAAGGGCAGCAACCCCGCAACATACGTTTTAGTTCTGCGACGCTGGAGCTGTTCGAGTCGTTGGGCTGCGGGGAGCTTGGGGACTGGCTTTTCCCAAATCTCACTACGTTCTTGTCGATCCTGGTGAGAGTTCATCTCTCAAATTGGGTTGATTTACATCTGAGGCAAGGCTTGTCATGACTGTTTCAATACTGAGTCGGGACTCTTGAGGAGTCCTGGGGCTAGAAGGCCCTTATTGATCTCAGGTTTTTCTGGATAACATGATGGCCAAACGTATCGCTTGTATCTCCGCTGCCTCTGGGTTCCAAAGCAGCTAAAGGACTTCGGAGGTGTCCCCAAAAACATATCCCTTGTATTCGGTTAGGCATAAAAATTGCCCTAGATTCGGAAATTAGCTGGAACGACTCCTCCATTTATTGTTCCGTTTTGATGTTTTTTGGGGACATCGATATTGCCAAGTAAAAAATATGTATTGCTTCCCGTCATGTTTCATGTGGTGCCTGCTGATTCAACGCTAGGGCTTTGTATCGGAGTGCATTCGCCAATGACAAAGTTAATCTTAGATCGCCGATATTCATCATTATTTAGTCTCATATGAGCCAGCCAGGGCATGGTTGCTTTCATTTAATTGGGGAAGATCTGCAGGTATGCCTTCTTCTTGGCGTATAGCTCCTCATTGCTGAATCCTAGTTGAGAGCTTTGCTTGCTAGTCACTCTTAGTCTTGGACTTGACGCCAGCTTGGTGTGGTTTCTGAGGTATACCCTGGCCTTGCTTTTGCTGCTTTCGTGGGAATATGATAAAGTAATAATAATTTTCATCAACCGGAAGTGCTATTTTTTTCTAAATTATTGCTTAAATCAATCGCTACTGCGATTGCAATATATGATTCATACGAGCAAACAGTCTTAAATCGATATCCAACTATTTTCAGGGCTTTGCCGAGAAAGCTGCTGTCTAAAGTAGGCTACTTTTCTAATACTGGCTCATTAATTGTTGACGGAAAATCAATTAATTATACGGTTAAAAATAATGGCAATTTTGAAGCCTTTAAAGTGTGGTCTATATCTACAAGCTTGGAAATTTATCCGGGGGAAAGATTTTGCTACGCAGTAGTTCCGAAAAACAGTATTTACAAGCAGCTTTTTTACTTATCTTGTTATTTTAATGCACTTATTAATCTTAAGAAAAAATCTCAAGACATATTTAATACAGCCTTTTATTTTCGAGAATCTTTAGATACCGTAAATAGTGCGTTATTAATGCTGCGAGACCAACGCCAAAATACTTCAGAGGTATCATTCGCTAAGGCTTTTCAGGGCAGAATTCAGCACCAAGAAAATTGCGTAGATGAAGTAATTCAACTTAAATATAAAGATTGTGTCATTTTGAGGTCGGAAATTGGATTATATAAAAATAACAAAGCAAATCAACTGTCCAAAGGCAATAAATCAAAAAAACCAAAGAGAATCTTTGTAGTTTATTTGGATAATATATCTTATGAAACTTGCTTAAAGCCTCTGCTGTATTCAGATCAGTTAATTCTTAGAAACCCTATTGCAGATTTATTCTCCAAGTATAAGATCACCGCCTCAAAATTTACATCCACAAGTAACTGGACTTTTCCCGCTGCTGTATCGATGTTTTCAATGCAACCATATTGGGTGCATAAAATTTATCATCCAGGCTTTCGTGGACATCATCCTATTAACTCACTGATCAGTCGCTCAAAAGAAAATAATAACTACCTTAAAGAGATTTTGCAAGAATACAACTCTTTTATTTCAGGGAGAAATTGGAGGATGAATACGCACCATGGTTTAAATAACATTTTTGCTCATAGTATTACTGCTGACTCGAATGAGATTGATATTTATGATGTTGTATCACAATCGTTAAAGCAAATTGATATTGCTGGCCAGTCATCGTCAATTCATTGGGTTAACATTATGGATACTCATCATCCCATGAATAGTTCGGTTTTGCCTTTGGGTGCGACAAAGTATTTGAGTTCAACTAGCTTAATGAATTCCGGGCTTTCGTATGATACTGGGCCGAAGGTTAATTGTTCATCAGAAAAAAAATCAGCATTTTCAATCTATCAAGCGCAAATTGCATCAGCAGCGAATGCGGTGGATTTAATTTTACAGTCTAGTCTTAAATATATTCCAATAGAGGAGCATTTGATTATGTTTGTCAGTGATCATGGCTCTAATTTTCCAGAGACTGAAGACCAGTATGCTTCTCTATTCGAGAAGCATACGCCACTTTTCGCTATTTCTTCTAATTATTTAGATGCAAATATTGAGTGCAAGGACGCCTCTTTTGCTGAACAGAGATTTGCACATTTCTCTTTGTTCAGCTGTATTCATAAGCTTGCAGGATTTAGTGATGCTTCGTTGCATCATTCATGCTATTCAGAAAATCTTTCAAAAATTTCAATTATTTTTTATCCAGGCAAGCCTTTTGAATTTATTTATTTTGATGACGAGGCAAATGCTATATACAGATATGTTTCGAAGTTGACCGCTCCTGTAAATTCGAAAGTTGATTCTCGGTTTTCTTTATTTTGGTTGGAGCTTAAGGAGCATGTTGCCGTACATAATGGATGGAGTGTTATTCGTAAAAATGCAGATAGTGCTGATCTGATTTCAGTTGATAATCTCCCTTCAGATGTGCTTTTCTCTTTCGAGGAAATTTTTTCAATGAAATAGTATCTTGCTCGTGCATGCTAATCTTTCATTAGTCTTTTAATCCACATGGTTTGCAAGATTGTTGTAACTGTTGGCCCTGGGTCTCTTAGTGCTGAATCGCTAAGAGGAATGGTTGAGGCTGGTGCAGAAGATTTCAGGATTAATCTTTCACACTCTGACTCAACGTCTTTGGCCAAATATTATGATATTCTGCTCGATAATAATATTTTACCTTGTATAGATACCCAGGGAGCTCAGCTCCGATTGATTGGTTTCCGTATCTCTACTCCTGTTTTACAGATCGGGACCATTTTGTCTGTATTCTTTGGTCAGCATGTTCCTGAGCATTTTCAAGGAGATTTTTTATTAGTTAATCATCCAGAAGTTGTTTCTCAAATTTCTGCTGGCGACATACTAAAAGTTGACTTTGGTGGTCTTGCTCTAAGGGTTTGCCACCAGACAGATGGCTTAGCTTTCAATATGGAAGTTGTTGCATCTGGAAAGATTCTATTGAATAGAGCTATTGATGTATCTGGTAAAGATTTGAAGATGAATTGTTTGACTCTATTTGATAGAAAGGCTATTCAATATTCAATTTCTCGGGGTTGCAAGAAAATCTATGCTTCCTTTATTTCTTCTGCAGAAGATGTTTTAGAGGTTAGATCTTTGGTCCCTGGGGATATTCCAATTGTTTCAAAGATAGAGACAAGGCTGGCACTTGCAAATTTGCACGATGTACTGGAGGTCTCGGACGCTATTCTCGTCGACAGAGGCGATTTGAGCCGAAGCATTACTATTCCAATGGTGCCTATGGCAGTTAACAATGTATTGAAAGTAGCCTCAGCCTTCCAAAAGCCTGTCTACATAGCAACTAATATCCTTGATAGCATGATGGATTCGCCTGTTCCTTCGCGCGCTGAGATATCGGACTTGTTTAATCTGCTGGAAAGAGGTGTTAGTGGAATTGTGTTAGCTGCCGAAGCTGCAATTGGGAAACATCCAGTACCGTCAGTTGCGTTAACTAAATACATAATAGACATTTATAAGCTTCAAAAAGACGGATTGCTTGGATTGGCTGAGCTCCCCTTGCCGGCTCCTTCTTTGGTCGGTAATGAGCTGTATCAATGGCTTTGAATTGATTCGCCTGAAAGTTCACTTTGCTCGCACAACTTGCGATTTGAGAAGATTTGTTGTAATGCTGATCTCGCTGTTAAGTGACTAATGCTGGTTTTATCCATTATATTCATTGTTTATTTGCATTTGTATCGTTCATTGAAATCGGAATTTGTATATTCACGATTTAGTTGAGCGCTGCAATTGCTGTATTTGCATAAGTCCAGCTGATTTGGTTCGCAGGCGCAAATGTTTCAGCCGCTTCGGAACCTAGCAGACATTAAGTACATAGGTTCTGTCGCCATATGCATAGACCTCCTCAACACGGATACGCCTCCTAGTGGCGTTGCCTGACTTGTCGACGTAATTGATCAGGAGATAATCCTTGATCAGGAGCTTCTCACAGAGGAGAGTGCGCTACATCCTCCTGCACTGCATCGATCTCTGTTCCTTGGGGGCAACCTTTGCCTCTTCCAACCCAAGTGCCTTACTGAGTCAGACCCACTTGTACGTGGAGGCAACTCCTGCCTTCCTCTCGGGTTGAGGTGCCTTAAGGCTCAGCTCACCTATGACCCGCCCCTTGAGCTTGGCATCTGCCTTCAGTCCCTTCAGTTCCTGTTCGGAGGGGGGGGATCTCAAGGAATTAATAAACCCCTTGTATCCCACAACATCGAATCGACGCGTTGTTCGAATTTGCAGGAATTTCTAGGATTTAAATTTAAAGGATCCATTGCGTCACAGTTGGTTTGGGACGCAATGGGGAGGTTAGAAACCACCTTGAAGCGGAGAGGGAGGGATTCGAACCCTCGACAGAAGTTGCCTCCTGTAACTCCTTAGCAGGGAGCCGCTTTCAACCACTCAGCCACCTCTCCAGCGGCCCACCCACCCTATCAAGAGGGTGCCCGTTCAGACCACCAGTCGCGGCAGGCGGTGCTTGAAGCTGCACAACACTTCCCAGGGAATGGAACCTGACAGATCCGCCCAATCCTGAGGGCGGATCACCTGATGATCGTCCTGTCCGAGAAGTGTGATGACATCTCCGCTTTCAAGATCGGGATGGTCGGTGACATCCAGAATCAATTGGTCCATGGTGATCGCACCAACCTGAGGAAGGGGCTGGCCTCGATGCAGGGCGTGAATTTGCCCTGATAGGCAGCGGCTGACGCCATCGGCGTAGCCGATACCGATCACGGCCAGCCGACTGGGCCGACTGGTGACGAAGCGGTGGCCGTAGCTCACCCCCACACCTGCTGCGACCTCACGGATCAGGCTGACCCGAGCCTTCACGGTCATTGCCGGTTGAAGATCCAGGTTCTGCTCGAGATAGGCACTTGGGGCATG
Above is a window of Synechococcus sp. BIOS-U3-1 DNA encoding:
- a CDS encoding pyruvate kinase, encoding MVCKIVVTVGPGSLSAESLRGMVEAGAEDFRINLSHSDSTSLAKYYDILLDNNILPCIDTQGAQLRLIGFRISTPVLQIGTILSVFFGQHVPEHFQGDFLLVNHPEVVSQISAGDILKVDFGGLALRVCHQTDGLAFNMEVVASGKILLNRAIDVSGKDLKMNCLTLFDRKAIQYSISRGCKKIYASFISSAEDVLEVRSLVPGDIPIVSKIETRLALANLHDVLEVSDAILVDRGDLSRSITIPMVPMAVNNVLKVASAFQKPVYIATNILDSMMDSPVPSRAEISDLFNLLERGVSGIVLAAEAAIGKHPVPSVALTKYIIDIYKLQKDGLLGLAELPLPAPSLVGNELYQWL
- a CDS encoding serine hydrolase — its product is MAFYRPEPAMQQQLVALLDRLAADGRPGLHDQVAVTWVRYDTASPTNGSGSGAAWSDQKLLYPASVVKLFYAVAAEHWLQRDLIPDSDELRRALLDMLADSSNDATGLIMDLLTGTTSGPALRSPAWEQWQRQRRLVNDWFHGFGWPELELINCCQKTWGDGPYGRERVFYGENNNNRNALCTAAVARVLEAVMTDGVLSPPACQRLRARLARSLGKSDRLNDPENQVDGFLGEGLPEGIQLWSKAGWMSQARHDAAWWSIDGEAPCMLVVFSEGKERAGDEQLLPLIATQLAAYGVD